Genomic DNA from Solanum pennellii chromosome 3, SPENNV200:
ttcaatcagAAGATTTATGAGTTAttaaagaagtaaaataaataaaacccaCATAAGGGCGCTATTTATTGAGACACAGACACGGCCCATacgtttatttaattaattttcattaccAACGGTAGCTTCCCTTtatttaatgagaaaaaatagCTTTCACGGTTCTAGGCTGTGTGTTAGGTTAAAGAAGGAATGACTTTTCCCATTCTTTTAGATTTTGAAttaaatgaatatgaaataaatggccTCTCTTTTTGCTTTTCCCACTGTAACTTAGTGGATGATGTCAGATCCAACCAACTCCAAAATTCAATAGCCAATTATGATGGAGGTAGTTTTGTACTGGCACCATAATCAACTCACCATCTCTATcaacacaaataaaaatatacatattgcTAATTTACTGAAAGAGGAGAAAAATTTAGAGAACCAGCAAACTTAAACAAAACATCTTGACTCTGTCACAATCcatctattgagtattttatttttataataactataaaaaaaagcAGCAAATGTTTAAACATGAGAGCAGCATAAGATCACCAGATGATCTAGAAAATGCCtaatatatgaaaaaagatGTATTCTCCTTTTGGgaaatttattataatgttgCACCTACTATTAAAGCTGAAGACACGTCTTTTGTAGGTTTCTTCCTTACTCATTAACCAAGTGAAAAAGGAAGCCTTCAAGGGAGCTCGGTTGCAACGGATCTTCCATTGCCAAATACACAATTGACATAGATTGTCTCCTCCGAGTAGTCTCAATCTCCTGGAATGACATTTCAGTGGGAAGTGATATTCTTGAGTATGATGACTCCTACATTCACTAAAGCCAATCCCACACGTTGCTAAAACGAAGCTGTGAAACACCACACTGAGAAAACTGACTTTGTATTGTCAGTGTCATTCATTTTGCTTAATTCACCATCCTGAAAAGTGGCAAGATAGCAGCATATGATGCATTGAGCGCCAATTTAGAATTCAAAGCACAAAGAAATGGGAATCATACAGCAAGTATAGCTTTTCTGATGAAGTCGAAGAGCAGCAGCAAGGCACAAATGACAAGAGCcactaattttcaaaatacatAAAGTCATCAAGCACTTTCAACAAAAAAAGATCCTTTATTTTGCAATAACAGAGGAGCAAATTGGACAACAGGTGTAACTTTAAGTGGTTTAGCAACACCCCTTGATCTGGCTGCTCTTCAGGTAACACTATCAGAAAAAGCAGATACATGTAGGTGGATGTAAACACCAGATCTCTGACTCCAAGAATAGGTGGATCAGACATGAAATTCGACTGTATTACTCACAATGTTACTCCAGGATAGCCACACTTCAGCGTGGATGCAAAACACCAATTGATTTGGCAGATATTAGATTCTTCCTCAGACCTCTCCCTGTTCAAGAGTTCAAAGCTTAGAGCTGATTCTATTTGTTCGAACTCTAGACCTCGTGGAAGAGCGTGGATCTGTTGAATAAGAAAGAACAAACTTAGTTAGAAACTCATGATTCTGCTGGTAATGAATAAGACAGAtgataaaacataaacaatataaACTATATCTCAACTCTTCTGACTGTAAATGTTTTTGAGTTCCTGCAAAAGTAAAACCATTTTAGGATACTTTACATGAACAAATTCAAAAAGCAAATACAAACTGAATTAAGAATAGACTAGTGCAACAGTATGAAATAAAACAGTGCTTTCTTCCAAAACCTGCCAAAGAAATAGGGAGTTAAAGTCATAAAAGTAGGTGAGCTTTAGTGAGCTCACTGAAAAGTGTGTTCTTTCTCTGATAGGGCAAGTTCCTGTAGGAAAGGAAACAAAGTATATAATAATTCCACTGACTGGATTCCAATAAACCTCCCAGAATTGATCACAGTGATTAGTAGAGAACTATATAAGTCCAGCAAGCCAATACAGATGTTTGACAACCCCAAAAAGGTAGAATTGTAACCACAAGTATAAAGTGACTAGACAGAAACCAAATAAAGGTTATACAAAATGCTGCACTATATATAGTTAAAGCCTTCATGTAACATCAACTCAGGCGCATACCAGCGTTTGCAGACATAATATTGTTACTCCTAAACAGTTATAAAGCTACAGTCCACAGGAATGTAGAATATAAGTCCTCCTACAAAATGGCAAGACAATCTAGTCTGCCATGGAAATTATGAAATTGTTCCTAATCCAGTCcgaaaagaaagtaaaattaaacaGACGAAAGGATGGAAATTTATTATATCTAGTTCAAGTCCATGCCCTCTCCAACTTGACTGCAAATGGGACTAACAGCAGTGAAAGATCTCTCAAATGGTGATGGGTGGAAATGTGCATCCCTTCTGCGCTTAAAGGCGCAGCTATCAGAAGGGGAACTATCAGCATCAAACTTCCTCCGTACACCTTTCACAGCCTGCACTTCAACTTGTGTTAAAGGGAAAATCTGTTGGCTAACTCTGCAAAGAGAGTTATGGTTATCATACAATATTCGCTGGTTACAATTTTTGTCGCAAATGTGTGTCAGCCCAGTTAGACGGCAGCGGAACATGTTCCCACACACATGTTCATTTTCACATTTCCAATCACACTTGTGAACAGGGTTTGGGCCATCTTGGCCAAGAATAGTTGACAGATATATAACATTTGTAGGCACTGCTACCATAGATTTTCCAAGTACCTCCATTGTTCAGTTAATCAAAAAACTTGAGTTCGAGAAGATATCCACACCCCACTCGCCTTGCCCCGGATGCTCTGCAGACTCGATAAACAAGATCCGTCAAGATTGGTGGGTGGATCATGGAATATAATTGTTTGTTTCAAAGGACTAAAACCATCTTAAAAAATTTTCCTATGGGAACTGAAAAGCAACATTTAGGTGACTAAGCAAACCTCAGTaaagaacataaaatataaaacctTATCTTTAAAGTACTCGAGCAATTGCTAGTGGAGACTCAAAACAAGCTTCCTACCTAAGGGTGGCATAATTAAACCCAACCCGCCCAACCCACTTAAAATAACCCGTCCATCTATTAGCTTAACCCATTTCAACCCAACTCATTAAAAATTGGGTTCATATGTAGCCAAAATTGACTAATGAAAAATCTTGTCAagatattttcaaaagactttatttttattttgatatattacgTATAGCCATAATAAAAATATGCAAATTATTATGTActaaaaatttcagaaaaacaATTAACACTTTGGTAAAAATTTAAGCATGGATTATGACCCATTACTTGACCCGTTTTGACCCAGCCCAAGGTATAGACCCGTTTGTTATGTTGGCCCAACCCAAGATTGGATTGAGTTTTGACCCGTTTGTTGTTTTGACACGTCCAAATTTAATTTAACCCAAAATTAAATTGAGTCTGGACCCGTTTATTATTTTAGCCGATTTTGACCCGCCCAAATTTGAGCCAACCTACCCAATTGCCAACTCTTTTCCTACCCCCCACCACAAGCTGGAGTCGTTCACCAGAAAACTAACAATTAACTGGCAACAAATCTTAGCTCTGTTGATTTACACATCTAGAGCAAATCTAATTACATTGTTGTTTTGTATacgtgaatttttttttgtttacaagtatttcataaaagaaTTTCTTTATTAGGTTAGGTGAATTCCTTCTTTTCAACCTAAAAAAATTTCGACCCCAAAACAAAAAAGATCCTGTACAAAACTGACCAAACAAGGGCAAAATGAACAGTAAAAAGTTCCAATTTCAGCTCAAACATACAGAATTTCCTCTCACACAACCATTTACGTTAGCATTACAACCAAATCTGAAGAACTACAACAGAattatcccaaaaaaaaaaacgataAAAATCACAACTAACTAATTCTCAGGCAAAATCaaacaataaacaacaaaaagatcatgaaaaaaaaaaaacttacgaTGAACCCGAAATGAAGAACACCTAACAAGCTCTTCCCTTCTCCTTCTCTCACTTGTCACTCACTTTCTCTCTCTGAGACTTTTTCAGCGCTATGCCCTATAGTGAAGCAAAGAAATGGGGAGAGTATGAAAgagtatttatagaaaaaaaaaatgggacACGGATAAGGTGTTGATCCGATTCTCATGTGTGGGACGTTGGACGTAAATGTAAATGCACATGAAATTTatctaaaatgaaaatttaattttgtcattttctgtaatttatttaacttaCTTACCGTTTAGTGGATCAGATACGACATCGTATTTGTACTGTTACAATCACGACTCTAACGGGAGGTGCATCTTCCGTCACGTGCCCCACgcttttggttttggttttttttttttaacaaaaaaataattttcctttATTCGTGGGAGCTTTTGCCAAGGTCGTCGGTTTGTAACGTTAAAGTAGACTTacggaaaaagaaaaagtagactTGAAGCGGACCTACCAGACTTTGACACGTGTTTGGGCGTTCTCTTAATTGTTCACCAATAATCCGTTTTTATCGTGCTTATAGGTGGGTAATAGTATTGGGCTTCTACCCATCATTTTTATGGGCCAATTCTAATTCCAACTGGGCTTGTTTTTTGGGTAATTACTTAGTAATTTTATGGGTAAATCTTAGGGCAACGTTCACATAtggcaaataaaaaattcatatttgtatgctatagcaaagtttgcataattgcgctccatagcaaacatagaaaccgTATACCATTGTATTTCCTTTTTTCATTTGGATCCTATCAACTTAGAGAGTGTCTAGATTAAGACACTTCTCGTATTCGGACTATCAAGATCGACTAAATGAGAGTGTGGCTGACATGGTAAAAGAACAAATCAGCCAGTAGGTTTATGTTCAGCAACAGAAAGAGGTGAGGTTCTGCTTTCTTACCTGAGAATATTTACAAGGGGGAAGCCTCGAAAGGCATACGAGTGCGCCTCTCGTAGACGAATACCGACTCAGTCCGCTCCTACTGCGCGGGAGTCTCAGcctaattcgctatacatatacagttatTGAAGCAAAtttataaaacgaagtgtataaaacaagaaagagaaaaacacTTGGGCAGacaactgtataaaaacgaagtgtataaaatgaattgtattattataagtgtatagaacgattatatacaatttgaatttgtataaaatgagaaagagagaaagacaaaagagacttgacaaggaatatacaatttaatcgaattgtataaaacgagaaagggagaaattagatacaatttgaaaattgtataaaacgaaaaaaagagagaagcaAAATAAACTGgacaggggagtatttttattgtataattataagtgtataggacgaaaatatatgtacttgcatgtgtatatacaattttctcacgctttatacaaacagaaatgcaatttatacatttcgcttctgtttgtataagtgagaaaggcgagggtagtgagcgagatttgggagagtggcgagcgagatctggaagaggggagagaggagaacaaaaatatatgtatttatacaattttctctgctttacacaattagaaataatttttatacactt
This window encodes:
- the LOC107014726 gene encoding uncharacterized protein LOC107014726 translates to MEVLGKSMVAVPTNVIYLSTILGQDGPNPVHKCDWKCENEHVCGNMFRCRLTGLTHICDKNCNQRILYDNHNSLCRVSQQIFPLTQVEVQAVKGVRRKFDADSSPSDSCAFKRRRDAHFHPSPFERSFTAVSPICSQVGEGMDLN